GCTCTGCCACTTGTCTTTGCTTTTCCGCGGCGGATAAAGACGGATTGGCCAAGATCGCCAGCCGTTTGGCGGTGAAGTCGTCGTAGCGGTCTTCATCGCCAAACAGCCCCGCCAATTCGGCCTCATTGAAATATTGGCGCCGAACCGCCTGCGCCCGGCCAAGCCGCTGCGCCAAGTCCGTTTGCGCAGCCACGGTCATGCCGGCCAGCGATTGACGATATGCGACATAGCGGTCGAACAGATTCATCGCCTGAGACAAGGCCGCCGCTTTCAGCTTTCCCTGCAGATAACGCTGCAGTTCCGCGCGGATGGCGGGCAAGGAATGCTCGCCCAAGGCGGCCAAGTAGTAATCGAACAAGCGCCGCAGCTCCGCGTCCACGCGGAGCGCGCCGCTGGCGGCGACGCCGACCTGTCCGTCCGGCTGCGTGCCTTGCTGCGAGGGCGCGAAAGCGCCTCCGGCCGCTTTGGCAGGCATGGATGGGGCAAGCGGCGCGGCCGCAGGCCACAGCCACCAGGCGGACAGCGCGACGGCGCCGCCCGCCAGCAAAAAGCCGAGGGCGCGCCGCATCTTACAAGCCTGCGTTCTTCAGGCGGTTGGCTTGCTGGCGGTACAGCGTCACCGGACTGACCTCGAACAAGCTGACCAGGCCGAAGCTCTGGTTGATCTCATTGACGTGGTTCATCTGGTAGTTATCGCGAATCACCTGGCCGAGGTGCGCCGAGCACACACCCACCAGTCCATCCGACGGCGTGGAGCCGAAGGCCAGGCCCAGCGCGCCCATCGGAACGGTCAAGGGATCAAGGATGTTGGTGGTGGTAGCCGCGCCGGTCCATGAGTAATAGCGGACGCCGTTGGCCTCATACGCGCCTTCGCCGCAGGCCGTGGTTGGCACGCCGGCCGGGAATTTGGCATTGAAGGCCAGCGAACCCGGCGTGGTCAGCGAATCCAACGCGGCGATCGGGTATTGCGGCAGATTGCTGGTGCCTGAGAAGAAGGCGATCACCTTGGACAAGGCGCCGGCGACAGCCGATGCCACCGCCTCGCTCACCGATCCCGGAGGCGCGACGCCGCGGACGATGTCGGCGACGGTGGAGCCCTTGTTGACGCCGCCGACCGTGGTGACGGATGCCACCAGGTCGGGCCGCACGCCCGCCACATAGCGAGCGGTAGGCGCGCCCTGGCTATGGCCGATCAAATTGACCTTTTGCGCGCCGGTGATGGCCACGATGCGCTGAACCTGTTGCAGCAATTGCTCGCCGCGCGCTTCGTTGCTGTCTGTGGCGGAAACCTCGGCGACGAAAACTTGCGCGCCGTCAGCCTGCAGGGCGGCCGGCACTTGGTAAAAGTAATCGACACCCAACATTTGTCCGAATCCGAACAAGCCGTGGACCAGAACGATGGGATAGCGGGTTTGGGTATAGCCAGTGGAAGCCAATGCAGAAGTGAAAGGGGCTAACAGCAGGGACAGCAGCAATAAGCCGCAAGTGATGGAACGCTTCATTTCTTCTCCCGTTTATTGAAGTCTTAGGCCGCAAGGCGGCCTTTATCGGGATAGGCCATGACATTGGATAGTGCCAGGGATAATTCAAACGTTTGTATTTGGCGAAACGCGCGGAATTTGCATATTCCTTTTATTTCAAAGAGAAAGAGCCAGGCTGGCTGGGAATGGACTGTCCCAAAGCACTGGCTCTTCGGCATCCGCAAGCGAAATCAGTTAAGCGCGCGCGTCCGGCAGTACATAGCTGCGGCTCAAGGCCGTCTCGTCCGCGCCCTTTTCCAGCGCCAACTCGATCAACTTTGTGATCAGCGCCGGGTAGGACAGTCCCGCCGCCTGCCACAACTTGGGGTACATGCTGATATTGGTAAAGCCCGGCAGGGTGTTCAGTTCATTGATCACCACCTCGCCCTGCGCCGTCAGAAACACATCCACCCGCGCCATGCCGCTGCACTCCAATACCTGGAAAGCCTGCACCGCGATCTCGCGAATGCGTTGGCAGACGTCATCCGGAATGTCTGCCGGCACGGCCACTCGCGCGCCGTGCTCATTCAGATATTTGGTGTCGTAGCCGTAGAACTCGTCATTGAGCACGATTTCGCCGCAAGCGCTGGCCTGCGGATCAGCATTGCCCAGCACCGCGCATTCGATTTCGCGGCCGACGATGGCTTGCTCGACCAACACTTTGTTGTCGTAGCGGAAAGCTTCGGCCAGAGCGGCTTCAAATTCCTGCTCGCTCCGCGCCTTTCCCACGCCCACCGACGAGCCCTGATTGGCTGGTTTGACGAATAAGGGCAAACCCAATTGAGCGACAATCTCGGCATAGGAGATTTTCGCGGCCCGGGCGCGTGTCAGCGTCACAAACGGCGCGACCTTGAGCCCGGCATCGCGCAGCAAGCGCTTGGCCACGTCCTTGTCCATGCAGATGGCCGAACCCAGCACGCCGGCGCCGACAAAGGGGATATTGGCCATGCGCAGCAAGCCCTGCAGCGAGCCATCCTCGCCCAGCGTGCCGTGCACGATGGGAAATGCCACATCGATCTGGCCCAAGGGGTGCGCGTCGGCCGCTTTCACCAGTTGGCCATGCCGCTGGCCCGGCACCATGGCCAGTCCCTCGCCCGACTGGCGCAGCGCGATGCGCGCCGGATCGTCG
The Chromobacterium sp. IIBBL 290-4 DNA segment above includes these coding regions:
- a CDS encoding lipase secretion chaperone; amino-acid sequence: MRRALGFLLAGGAVALSAWWLWPAAAPLAPSMPAKAAGGAFAPSQQGTQPDGQVGVAASGALRVDAELRRLFDYYLAALGEHSLPAIRAELQRYLQGKLKAAALSQAMNLFDRYVAYRQSLAGMTVAAQTDLAQRLGRAQAVRRQYFNEAELAGLFGDEDRYDDFTAKRLAILANPSLSAAEKQRQVAELERQLPPALRAAREEPIKPLTLAQAESALQKNGGDEQALYSLRAGMVGQAAADRLSELDKEQASWQARVADFKRDRAAIASNSQLTAQQQQQAVAQLQAQRFNAQEALRLPAFAASP
- a CDS encoding triacylglycerol lipase, whose product is MKRSITCGLLLLSLLLAPFTSALASTGYTQTRYPIVLVHGLFGFGQMLGVDYFYQVPAALQADGAQVFVAEVSATDSNEARGEQLLQQVQRIVAITGAQKVNLIGHSQGAPTARYVAGVRPDLVASVTTVGGVNKGSTVADIVRGVAPPGSVSEAVASAVAGALSKVIAFFSGTSNLPQYPIAALDSLTTPGSLAFNAKFPAGVPTTACGEGAYEANGVRYYSWTGAATTTNILDPLTVPMGALGLAFGSTPSDGLVGVCSAHLGQVIRDNYQMNHVNEINQSFGLVSLFEVSPVTLYRQQANRLKNAGL
- the ddlA gene encoding D-alanine--D-alanine ligase gives rise to the protein MSKIRVGLIFGGQSSEHEVSLQSARNILDAIDGDKFEVTLIGVDKQGHWHVNQPSSFLQHADDPARIALRQSGEGLAMVPGQRHGQLVKAADAHPLGQIDVAFPIVHGTLGEDGSLQGLLRMANIPFVGAGVLGSAICMDKDVAKRLLRDAGLKVAPFVTLTRARAAKISYAEIVAQLGLPLFVKPANQGSSVGVGKARSEQEFEAALAEAFRYDNKVLVEQAIVGREIECAVLGNADPQASACGEIVLNDEFYGYDTKYLNEHGARVAVPADIPDDVCQRIREIAVQAFQVLECSGMARVDVFLTAQGEVVINELNTLPGFTNISMYPKLWQAAGLSYPALITKLIELALEKGADETALSRSYVLPDARA